AAATGCAGATGAGCGATGTGAAATATGACACGGGATTATCTGATGAAAATTTTACAGTCCGAAAGTTAATCCAATAGAAAATTGTATCGCTATGAAACCCGGAATTTTTTTCAGCAGATTCTTAGTGAGTTTGCTATTTGCAGTAGTTACCCTGTCTGTAAAATCACAAAATGTTGAAGTATTTTTTTCAGGTATCCGTTCGGAAAACGGGCAGATGATCATCAGGATATTTAAAGACGATAATAGCTTTCAGAAAGAGATACCCTGGATGGAAAAGAAATTTAAAAAGGCCAATATTGTAAATGGTATAATGTCGGTTAAATTCTCCTTAGAGCCCGGCGTCTATGGCTTTGGACTTGTGGATGACGAGAACAGCGACGGTGAAATGAATTTTACCTTCATTGGAATGCCTAAGGAAGGCTTTGGGTTCTCAAACTATTATCATTCGGGGCTTTCAAGGCCAAAATTTGATTCTTTTAAATTTACATTGATTAAAAACCAGAAAATATACATGAAAATAAGGTATATGTAAGAATCAGACTAGTAGTTAATAATGGAAATTTTAATTAATTCATTAATTAATTCAATAAATTGAAAATCATGGGCAAGATTAAGTTTTATTCAGTAATAATATTTTCTTTATTGTCAGTAATGGCAAAAGCACAGGATAGCATAAGTTTTATTGAGCCAAGTTCTGATGATAAGAAATTAAAATTATCCGGTGAATTGTTAGTTGATGAACGATTTTTACTGAAAGATAAGACCCCCTGGGCATGGAATGAAGACAGATTGTCCTTATCTCTTGATAAAAAAATACTTAACAGTTCAAAGTTTCATGCGGAAGCCTGGGTTCGTTATATCGGTTTGCCCAGTTTTGTCAGCACGTACGACTTATACAATGCAGGGATTATTAATCCTGTAAATCTTTCGTTGAGAGAGGCATATTTTGAAGTTACCGGATTTCTTTCAAAAAAAATTGATTTGAAAATCGGCAGGCAGCGCATAGTATGGGGCACCGCCGACAAACTTAATCCTACCGACAACCTTAATCCCTACGACCTTGAAGACATCTTTGATTTCGGACGGCACAGGGGATCTGATGCCATCAACATCAATTACTATTTTTATAAAGACTTTTCTTTGCAGGGAATATATATGCCGTTTTTTCAACCGGCCAACCTGCCAGTAGGGATGTTTTCGGGTATTTTAAGTGGAGGCATGGAGTTACCACAAGGTTTAACATTACTACAGTTTTCTGACACTTTGCTGACTCCAAAATACAATTTGGGAGAAAGTTCTTCTGCTGGTTTAAAGCTTAAAGGAAATTTAAGCGTTTTGGATTTCTCTGTAAGTTACCTTTGGGGCCACATAGGATTGCCTGTAATAACAAGAAATACAATAACAGCTGTTGATACCCTTGGAGGAATAAATGTCAGGACGCAACTGTCATACCCCCGGGTTCATATTTTTGGCGCTGACATCGCAACAAGTGTTGTGGGTATTGGGTTATG
This portion of the Bacteroidales bacterium genome encodes:
- a CDS encoding DUF2141 domain-containing protein: MKPGIFFSRFLVSLLFAVVTLSVKSQNVEVFFSGIRSENGQMIIRIFKDDNSFQKEIPWMEKKFKKANIVNGIMSVKFSLEPGVYGFGLVDDENSDGEMNFTFIGMPKEGFGFSNYYHSGLSRPKFDSFKFTLIKNQKIYMKIRYM